From Myxocyprinus asiaticus isolate MX2 ecotype Aquarium Trade chromosome 49, UBuf_Myxa_2, whole genome shotgun sequence, a single genomic window includes:
- the LOC127437920 gene encoding inactive tyrosine-protein kinase PRAG1-like has translation MHQAPDYALLGVSGGTPPPALPVKQRRSKSSSSSSSTQSKSLELKVGDLHLSGPQTTLSPFTEVTTPTDCNAAHCPIHQCYEHHQARFFSDQIPPPVPKKTLTRTLSLPTDALDPPYHNHTRTCNYDNPLYMITPFQGPLMLKEEDKEELHQAQSLYQLTFDTPDEQLYGFFRNFQSLEHVSVSIQRCYLQLLRNTLQNIEMNIFLREQDIEMLKTTQPDDFLLCGQQWSKRDIFYLVRCPKLPGKLFSAKVHRGDSISYCSTFMQHPNIEQGVAHFLQCNTTDQSYASQSETAQTTPESSDGGSTEVCQQQTVVSLLKKGVHVTVVRDFPLGTLEDFVEDGQMLHWTHPEIYERRLCLLVLQLILGLKHLGCYNVLHRELKPENVMLVWPSIRLVESRENPTEIKNRRDMKEMIFIPKEKLDKEKMKGEMCQNLWKKWGTPRVVLCSHFEDEVFQVTTSLEFQLGNLLKNCLHLTDIGSLMWKAPQDSPYTQGLLWLVTHLTSKKPGLEMKDVSSVLQALLWGPRKQLIQQNQIESAVLSNYLQLKRSLFVLKLAERGLFQDHHSLDWEDYLCLQYLSFTNPETAHMGLHNFD, from the exons ATGCACCAGGCACCAGACTACGCACTCCTTGGAGTCTCAGGAGGAACACCACCACCTGCACTGCCCGTCAAACAGCGCAG GAGCAAGTCTTCTtcaagctcaagctccactcagAGCAAAAGTCTAGAGCTGAAGGTAGGGGATCTACACTTGTCTGGACCACAGACCACTTTGTCTCCATTTACGGAGGTAACCACACCTACTGACTGTAATGCGGCCCACTGTCCTATACATCAATGCTATG AACATCACCAGGCGAGATTCTTCTCAGACCAAATTCCTCCTCCGGTACCCAAAAAGACTCTGACGAGAACCCTATCCCTCCCAACAGATGCTCTAGACCCACCTTACCATAATCACACAAGAACCTGCAACTATGACAATCCCCTCTACATGATAACGCCATTCCAAGGCCCACTGATGCTAAAAGAGGAGGATAAAGAAGAGCTACATCAAGCTCAGTCCTTGTACCAGTTAACCTTTGATACGCCAGATGAACAGCTTTATGGATTCTTCAGAAACTTCCAAAGCCTTGAGCATGTTTCCGTGAGCATTCAAAGGTGTTATCTTCAGCTCCTGAGGAACACATTACAGAACATTGAAATGAACATTTTCCTAAGAGAGCAGGATATAGAGATGTTGAAGACAACTCAACCTGATGATTTTTTATTGTGTGGGCAGCAGTGGTCTAAGAGGGATATTTTCTACTTGGTGCGTTGTCCAAAGCTTCCTGGAAAGCTGTTTTCTGCAAAG GTTCACAGAGGGGATTCCATATCATATTGCTCTACATTTATGCAGCATCCAAACATCGAACAAGGTGTAGCCCATTTCCTGCAATGCAACACTACGGATCAAAGTTATGCCTCACAATCAGAGACTGCTCAGACAACACCAGAGTCATCAGATGGTGGCAGCACAGAGGTTTGCCAACAGCAAACAGTTGTCTCTCTTTTGAAGAAAGGTGTCCATGTGACTGTTGTAAGAGACTTTCCATTGGGGACACTGGAGGACTTTGTTGAGGATGGACAAATGTTGCACTGGACTCATCCTGAGATTTATGAAAGGAGACTTTGTCTTCTTGTCCTCCAGTTGATACTAGGACTTAAGCATTTAGGATGTTATAATGTCCTTCACAGGGAACTGAAACCAGAGAATGTCATGTTAGTGTGGCCTAGTATCAGGTTGGTTGAAAGTAGGGAAAACCCAACAGAGATCAAGAACAGAAGGGATATGAAGGAGATGATCTTTATACCCAAGGAGAAACTAGACAAGGAGAAAATGAAAGGTGAGATGTGTCAGAACCTTTGGAAGAAGTGGGGGACCCCTCGTGTGGTGCTGTGCAGCCATTTTGAGGATGAGGTCTTTCAAGTAACAACTTCCCTGGAGTTCCAGTTGGGGAACTTGCTGAAGAACTGTTTGCATCTTACAGACATTGGGTCATTGATGTGGAAAGCACCACAAGACTCTCCATACACTCAAGGTTTGCTGTGGCTAGTCACCCATCTAACATCCAAGAAACCTGGGCTAGAAATGAAGGATGTGTCAAGTGTCCTCCAGGCCTTGCTTTGGGGTCCACGAAAGCAGCTTATCCAGCAGAACCAAATAGAAAGCGCTGTGCTTTCTAATTATCTACAACTTAAGCGATCTCTTTTTGTTCTCAAGCTTGCAGAGAGGGGGCTGTTTCAGGATCACCATAGCTTGGACTGGGAAGACTATCTCTGTCTGCAATATCTATCCTTTACTAATCCCGAGACTGCACACATGGGCCTTCACAACTTTGACTGA